The proteins below are encoded in one region of bacterium:
- a CDS encoding efflux RND transporter periplasmic adaptor subunit, with protein MKTLILLWCAVILAGGCGNPTATESVTRDEPLVIHGPLTVWTPCDGTLEARHVETILSRFQGRATLIELVPEGAQVKRGDLLVRMDGSQLETDLVKLKSESARAEAELDALEQATIPLEMQDFDIQLNDIQYQYATEKQILADTRELVDRNLVSRREIDQQESKLAGLEAKTAQIKQHRTLATAHLHPAKLTQARAAVEAARQQMALAQQQFTNCVITAPSDGLAVYLPLHIGTEFRSVRIGDTLYPNQPFLCIPDMNEFIVPCFIPESDLARVQTGQPALVTPLAYPDLHLAATVESIGLMAQAQPGYPAWQKYFRMVVRIDQLDERLRPGMSLHVEVRSYTRADATLIPRAAVQWDQGKASCRVRTFKGSEPRFLKIGWSDARHHEVIEGVTPGDRLILP; from the coding sequence ATGAAAACACTCATCCTGTTATGGTGCGCAGTCATCCTCGCCGGCGGTTGCGGAAACCCGACCGCCACCGAATCGGTTACCCGGGACGAACCCCTGGTGATTCACGGCCCGCTCACCGTATGGACTCCCTGCGATGGCACCCTCGAAGCCCGGCACGTGGAAACTATCCTCTCGCGATTTCAAGGACGCGCCACCCTCATCGAATTAGTTCCGGAAGGGGCGCAAGTTAAGCGGGGCGACCTTCTTGTGCGCATGGATGGGTCCCAGTTGGAAACGGATCTCGTTAAACTGAAAAGCGAATCTGCCCGGGCTGAGGCTGAATTAGATGCCCTGGAACAGGCGACGATCCCCTTGGAAATGCAGGATTTCGATATTCAACTGAATGACATCCAATACCAGTACGCCACGGAAAAACAGATCCTCGCCGACACCCGCGAGTTGGTTGATCGCAACCTGGTTTCACGCCGGGAGATTGATCAGCAGGAATCCAAACTGGCCGGACTGGAGGCCAAAACGGCCCAAATCAAACAGCACCGGACACTTGCTACCGCCCACCTGCACCCGGCCAAACTCACCCAAGCCCGGGCGGCGGTAGAGGCGGCGCGCCAGCAAATGGCACTGGCGCAACAACAATTCACCAACTGCGTGATCACCGCCCCTTCAGACGGGTTGGCCGTCTACCTCCCCCTGCATATCGGTACTGAATTCAGGTCGGTCCGGATTGGCGACACCCTCTACCCCAACCAGCCGTTCCTCTGCATTCCGGATATGAATGAATTCATTGTCCCCTGTTTCATCCCCGAATCGGATCTGGCACGTGTCCAGACTGGCCAACCCGCCCTTGTCACGCCACTGGCATATCCTGACCTCCATCTGGCCGCAACAGTGGAGAGCATCGGCCTCATGGCGCAAGCTCAACCCGGCTACCCGGCCTGGCAGAAATACTTCCGGATGGTGGTCCGCATCGATCAATTGGACGAGCGGCTGCGGCCCGGTATGTCGCTGCATGTTGAAGTGCGATCCTATACCCGGGCCGATGCCACCTTGATCCCGCGAGCGGCCGTCCAGTGGGATCAGGGCAAGGCCTCATGCCGGGTACGCACCTTCAAGGGAAGTGAACCCCGCTTTCTGAAAATAGGGTGGAGTGATGCCCGGCATCACGAAGTCATTGAAGGCGTCACCCCCGGCGATCGGCTCATCCTGCCATGA
- a CDS encoding ABC transporter ATP-binding protein, giving the protein MTPSRPLPILTLTDVSKSFATPHGSTRVLQSVTLAIYPGEFVALTGPSGSGKTTFLNLAALLDRPTSGTILFGGQEVSALDEPGMNRLRKHRIGMVFQRFCLLSHRTVLENVLFRFRYLDVPRARAVSLARQALEEMNLTPHADQPARLLSGGEMQRTAIARAVAEPPDLLLVDEPTGNLDRDSAEGVMTCFQKLNRRGITILLATHNPALLKYCNRSLVCRDGTVIETPLTE; this is encoded by the coding sequence ATGACCCCATCCCGCCCACTCCCCATTCTCACCCTGACGGATGTATCCAAGTCCTTCGCGACGCCTCATGGCTCCACCCGGGTGCTCCAGTCTGTCACCCTCGCGATCTATCCAGGCGAGTTTGTCGCCCTTACCGGCCCCTCCGGTTCCGGGAAAACGACCTTCCTGAACCTGGCCGCCCTTCTGGATCGTCCGACTTCCGGCACCATCCTGTTTGGGGGACAGGAGGTGTCGGCGCTGGATGAACCCGGGATGAACCGGTTACGCAAACACCGGATTGGAATGGTGTTTCAACGGTTCTGCCTCCTAAGCCACCGGACGGTGCTGGAAAATGTCCTTTTCCGATTCCGCTACCTCGATGTCCCGCGGGCCCGGGCGGTAAGCCTCGCGCGACAGGCCCTTGAGGAAATGAACCTCACCCCGCATGCCGACCAGCCGGCGCGGCTTCTTTCGGGCGGGGAAATGCAACGCACGGCGATCGCCCGCGCCGTGGCCGAACCACCCGACCTGCTCCTCGTCGACGAGCCCACCGGGAACCTTGACCGGGATTCCGCGGAAGGCGTGATGACCTGTTTCCAGAAGCTGAACCGGCGTGGAATCACCATCCTTCTGGCCACCCATAACCCAGCCCTTTTAAAATACTGTAACCGGAGTCTCGTCTGCCGGGACGGAACGGTTATTGAAACGCCATTGACGGAGTAA
- a CDS encoding glycosyltransferase family 2 protein: MREKISACVLAFNEEKKIGQCLNSLTWCDELIVLDSFSTDRTVEICRQYTDKVYQRQWLGYVGQRNTVRSFAQHPWILFMDSDEEMSPALRDEILVALDSENTRIIGYEFPRQVFYLGRWIRHGEWYPDVKLRLFKKDYGRTEGQEPHDKVVVRGPVRRLKNPIWHYTYDDLADHIHTLNRFSTITAQQRFVQGRRFHWIEMIIHPLARFFKGYFLKQGFRDGKHGLTIALMSSYGAFLKYAKQWELTLKHTQYYREMPDRTTMKDGIQ; this comes from the coding sequence ATGCGAGAGAAAATTTCAGCGTGTGTTTTAGCATTCAATGAAGAAAAGAAAATCGGACAGTGCCTCAACAGCCTGACCTGGTGCGATGAACTGATTGTACTCGACAGCTTCAGCACGGATCGCACCGTGGAAATCTGTCGCCAGTATACTGATAAGGTGTATCAGCGACAATGGCTGGGCTACGTGGGCCAGCGCAATACGGTCCGAAGTTTTGCGCAACATCCCTGGATCCTGTTTATGGACTCCGATGAGGAAATGTCCCCCGCTCTGCGTGACGAAATCCTCGTGGCGCTGGACTCTGAAAACACCCGGATCATCGGTTACGAATTTCCCCGCCAGGTGTTCTATCTGGGCCGTTGGATCCGCCATGGCGAATGGTATCCTGACGTCAAACTGCGCCTTTTCAAAAAAGACTACGGACGGACCGAGGGCCAGGAGCCCCATGACAAAGTCGTCGTGCGCGGCCCCGTCAGGCGCTTGAAGAACCCTATCTGGCACTACACCTATGATGATCTCGCCGACCACATCCATACGCTCAACCGGTTTTCAACCATCACGGCCCAACAGCGCTTTGTGCAAGGCCGCCGGTTCCATTGGATCGAAATGATCATCCACCCCCTGGCCCGTTTTTTCAAGGGCTACTTCCTTAAACAGGGATTCCGGGATGGGAAACATGGCCTGACGATTGCCCTCATGTCTTCCTACGGCGCCTTCCTCAAGTACGCCAAACAATGGGAACTCACCCTGAAGCACACGCAGTACTACCGGGAAATGCCCGACCGCACGACCATGAAGGATGGAATTCAGTGA
- a CDS encoding TolC family protein: MRPKCRLIHVLAWLSLPLISRAAEPLALDEAIQTALHHNARLAYGSLAVDRQRMGVTSARQEFDPELSPNGTLNNTEGNSDWRSGIRAHKKFLWGTEIGLGAETTHYPTVVDEAWRSAIKLDVRQPLFRDFGRLVNEEGITAASERLRAEERRWELQKADIIVDVVRSFETIIRLQKQIDCDKAILERTDKLRELTRIRERQGRASHVDTLRIELLYGQAQSRQEAHREELFSATRELAELLGFPPEKPITLAPAPLLDLDVPPMEIAIQTSFSNRLDFAQSIDDYRSLQRQVKLARHKLEPALYMVAESQQYGQDTDFSDSLTLDKNLWTVGLAGQMDLLQHRDKTAVSTSELDVEAGWAAVHIKMRTLAREIQQAVSAYRQVRAEFAIAGRNYEAAQARTELAGRLFAMGRGDNFAVSDAETAFIDAESSLLSTRARICMTGYNLLRLMGTLTDAPPSLKPRFTDLPL; encoded by the coding sequence GTGAGACCGAAGTGCCGGTTGATTCACGTGTTGGCGTGGTTGAGCCTTCCCCTGATATCCCGTGCCGCCGAACCGCTGGCACTGGATGAGGCGATCCAAACGGCCCTGCACCATAATGCCCGGCTGGCCTACGGCAGTCTGGCCGTAGACCGGCAGCGCATGGGAGTCACCTCAGCCCGGCAGGAATTCGACCCGGAACTTTCCCCGAACGGGACCCTGAACAACACCGAGGGTAACTCAGACTGGCGTTCAGGCATCAGGGCACATAAGAAATTCCTGTGGGGCACCGAAATCGGCCTGGGCGCAGAAACCACCCACTATCCCACGGTCGTGGATGAGGCGTGGCGCTCAGCCATCAAACTGGACGTCAGGCAGCCGTTGTTCAGGGATTTTGGGCGACTGGTAAACGAAGAAGGAATCACGGCCGCCAGTGAACGGCTCCGCGCCGAGGAACGCCGCTGGGAACTGCAAAAAGCAGACATCATTGTGGACGTGGTGCGTTCATTCGAAACCATTATCCGCCTCCAGAAACAAATTGACTGCGACAAGGCCATTCTCGAACGGACCGATAAACTGCGTGAGTTGACCCGCATCCGCGAGCGGCAGGGGCGTGCCTCACACGTGGATACGCTGCGAATCGAGTTACTCTATGGACAGGCCCAATCCCGGCAGGAGGCCCACCGGGAAGAGCTCTTTTCCGCCACTCGTGAACTCGCCGAACTACTCGGCTTTCCGCCTGAAAAACCCATCACCCTGGCGCCAGCCCCCCTGCTCGACCTGGATGTCCCCCCCATGGAAATCGCCATCCAGACCTCGTTCAGCAACCGCCTCGATTTCGCTCAATCCATTGACGATTACCGGAGCCTGCAACGCCAGGTTAAACTGGCCAGACACAAACTCGAACCTGCCCTCTACATGGTGGCTGAAAGCCAGCAATATGGGCAGGATACCGATTTTTCAGACTCACTCACCCTCGATAAGAACCTCTGGACCGTGGGACTGGCCGGCCAGATGGATTTGCTGCAACACCGCGATAAAACGGCAGTGTCCACATCCGAATTGGACGTCGAGGCGGGTTGGGCCGCCGTTCATATCAAGATGAGAACCCTGGCACGTGAAATCCAGCAGGCTGTTTCAGCCTACCGGCAAGTCCGTGCTGAATTCGCCATTGCGGGCCGGAATTACGAAGCGGCCCAGGCCCGGACTGAACTTGCCGGCCGGCTGTTCGCCATGGGGCGGGGCGACAACTTTGCCGTCTCTGATGCCGAAACCGCCTTTATTGACGCCGAGTCGTCCCTCCTTTCAACCCGGGCCCGGATCTGCATGACCGGGTACAACCTTCTACGTCTGATGGGCACTCTCACGGATGCCCCCCCCTCCCTTAAACCCCGCTTCACGGATCTCCCCTTATGA